In Cicer arietinum cultivar CDC Frontier isolate Library 1 chromosome 7, Cicar.CDCFrontier_v2.0, whole genome shotgun sequence, a single window of DNA contains:
- the LOC101495379 gene encoding uncharacterized protein, protein MASTIIPICAVGIQACAGSGHRGSDSDRRKSSSSNWWTPLFGWSSEPDYIDSENKAPNRQPDKSESDPALKPSKLRFAGGLTEEKARQLRMMTVGTESFHDTMYHSAIASRLASDFNARSDL, encoded by the coding sequence ATGGCTTCCACAATCATACCTATTTGCGCTGTCGGAATCCAAGCGTGTGCCGGCTCCGGCCACCGGGGATCTGATTCCGATCGCCGGAAAAGTTCTTCCTCAAACTGGTGGACCCCGCTCTTCGGTTGGTCTTCCGAACCGGATTATATTGATTCTGAAAATAAAGCACCGAATCGGCAGCCAGATAAGTCGGAGTCCGATCCGGCGTTGAAGCCGTCGAAACTGCGCTTCGCCGGTGGTCTCACGGAGGAGAAGGCGAGGCAGCTTAGAATGATGACCGTTGGCACTGAATCATTTCACGATACGATGTATCACTCTGCCATCGCTTCTCGACTCGCCTCCGATTTCAATGCCCGCTCCGATCTGTAA
- the LOC101495706 gene encoding potassium channel AKT1, whose product MVLPMAMCGQEELELSLDGSHYSLSTGILPSLGAKSNRRVKLRPLIISPYDRRYRIWETFLVILVVYTAWVSPFEFGFLRKPQAPLSITDNIVNGFFFIDIVLTFFVAYVDKTTYLFVDKPKQIAWKYARTWLAFDVISIIPSELVVKLSPSPFQTYGLFDMLRLWRLRRVSALFSRLEKDRNYNYFWVRCAKLICVTLFAVHCAGCFYYLIAARYHDPKRTWIGQTSEDFVQLSLWTRYVTTIYWSITTLTTVGYGDLHPVNEREMMFDIFYMLFNLGLTAYLIGNMTNLVVHGTSRTRKFRDTIQAASSFAQRNQLPPRLQDQMLAHLCLKFRTDSEGLQQQETLDSLPKAIRSSISHYLFYSLMDNVYLFKGVSNDLLFQLVSEMKPEYFPPKEDVILQNEAPTDFYILVTGAVELLVLKGGVEQVVGVAKTGELCGEIGVLCYKPQHFTVRTKRLSQLLRLNRTTFLNIVQANVGDGTIIMNNLLKHLKELNDPIMEGVLVETENMLARGRMDLPVSLCFAASRGDDLLLHQLLKRGLDPNESDNNGRTALHIAASKGKENCVLLLLDYGANPNIKDSDGNVALWEAILGGHELVGKLLIENGATLQNGDVGQYACTAAEQNNLNLLKDIRRHGGDITLTNSLGTTALHVAVSEDNVDIVKYLLDQGANIDKPDKHGWTPRDLADQQGHIEIKAIFEAKGEPKAQSFVAMPIPERQGSNVRYLGRFTSEPTIPTLQQDGTFNGNDGSWMENRPRRRTNNYHNSLFGIMSAAHKGENDHFFPVNTNMNNSNARHGGVNSILRQTRVTISCPEKGELAGKLVLLPESFKELLEIGANKFGIVVAKVVCKYGGAEIDNIDVIRDGDHLVFVGAGGVLDSNCPTPSNGVIP is encoded by the exons ATGGTGTTGCCTATGGCTATGTGTGGACAAGAAGAACTTGAATTATCTCTAGATGGAAGTCACTATAGTCTTTCTACCGGAATATTACCTTCTCTCGGTGCAAAAAGTAACCGGAGAGTTAAACTCAGACCTCTCATTATATCCCCCTATGACCGCCGTTACAG GATATGGGAAACATTTCTTGTAATACTGGTGGTGTATACTGCTTGGGTATCTCCATTTGAATTTGGGTTCCTGAGGAAACCACAAGCACCACTTTCAATCACAGATAATATTGTGAATGGATTCTTTTTTATAGACATAGTTCTCACTTTCTTTGTGGCTTACGTAGACAAAACAACCTATTTATTCGTAGATAAGCCAAAACAGATTGCTTGGAAATATGCAAGAACTTGGCTTGCCTTTGATGTTATCTCCATCATTCCTTCAGAGCTTGTTGTAAAGCTATCTCCTTCTCCTTTCCAAACCTATGGTTTATTCGACATGCTTAGGCTTTGGCGTCTTCGAAGAGTTAGTGCTCTGTTTTCTCG GCTTGAGAAGGACAGAAACTATAACTATTTTTGGGTTCGGTGTGCAAAGCTTATTTGT GTTACCCTTTTTGCTGTACATTGTGCTGGATGTTTTTATTATCTAATTGCCGCACGTTATCATGATCCAAAAAGGACTTGGATTGGGCAAACATCGGAAGATTTTGTTCAACTGAGTTTGTGGACAAGATATGTAACAACTATTTACTGGTCCATCACTACTTTGACAACAGTTGGTTATGGAGATTTGCATCCTGTTAATGAAAGGGAAATGATGTTTGACATTTTTTACATGCTCTTCAATCTTGGATTAACAGCATATTTGATTGGTAATATGACTAACTTAGTTGTCCACGGCACAAGTCGAACTAGAAAATTT AGGGATACCATACAAGCTGCCTCAAGTTTTGCACAAAGGAACCAATTACCACCTCGTTTACAAGATCAAATGCTTGCACACTTGTGTTTGAAGTTTAGAACAGACTCAGAAGGATTGCAGCAACAAGAGACACTTGACTCTCTTCCTAAAGCTATTAGATCAAGCATTTCACATTATCTTTTCTATTCTCTTATGGATAATGTTTACTTATTTAAGGGGGTTTCAAATGATTTGCTCTTTCAATTG GTATCAGAGATGAAACCAGAGTATTTTCCCCCCAAAGAAGATGTTATTTTGCAAAATGAAGCTCCAACTGATTTTTACATTCTAGTCACGGGTGCCGTG GAGTTGTTAGTTCTCAAAGGTGGAGTTGAACAa GTTGTTGGAGTGGCAAAAACAGGAGAACTTTGTGGCGAGATTGGTGTTCTTTGCTATAAACCACAACATTTTACAGTTCGAACCAAACGATTAAGTCAATTGTTGAGGTTGAACCGTACCACCTTCTTGAATATTGTTCAGGCTAATGTTGGGGACGGTACCATAATCATGAATAATCTTCTTAAG CATTTGAAAGAGCTGAACGATCCAATAATGGAAGGAGTGTTGGTAGAGACAGAAAACATGTTAGCTCGTGGTAGGATGGACCTACCAGTAAGTCTATGCTTTGCAGCATCAAGAGGAGATGATTTGTTGTTACATCAATTGTTAAAACGGGGTCTGGATCCAAATGAATCTGACAACAATGGAAGGACAGCTTTG CATATAGCAGCATCTAAAGGAAAAGAAAACTGTGTTTTACTTCTTCTGGATTATGGGGCCAATCCCAACATTAAAG ATTCAGATGGAAATGTAGCACTATGGGAAGCTATACTTGGTGGACATGAATTAGTGGGCAAACTTTTGATAGAAAATGGTGCTACCTTACAAAACGGTGATGTTGGTCAATACGCATGCACTGCTGCTGAACAAAACAATCTCAATTTGCTAAAAGACATTAGGCGTCACGGAGGAGACATCACACTCACAAACAGCCTCGGAACTACAGCATTACATGTTGCTGTCTCCGAAGACAACGTTGATATTGTCAAATATCTTTTAGATCAAGGTGCTAACATTGACAAACCAGACAAACATGGTTGGACTCCCAGAGATTTAGCTGATCAACAAGGACATATAGAAATCAAAGCCATTTTTGAAGCCAAAGGAGAACCTAAGGCTCAATCTTTTGTTGCTATGCCTATTCCTGAGAGACAGGGTAGTAACGTGAGGTACCTTGGTAGATTTACTAGCGAGCCAACAATTCCTACATTACAACAAGATGGAACATTTAATGGAAATGATGGATCTTGGATGGAAAATCGCCCGAGGCGAAGGACTAATAACTATCATAACTCGCTTTTTGGGATAATGTCGGCTGCACACAAAGGAGAAAATGATCATTTTTTTCCTGTTAATACTAACATGAATAATAGCAATGCAAGGCATGGTGGTGTGAATAGTATTCTGCGTCAAACTAGAGTTACAATTAGTTGTCCTGAAAAAGGTGAGCTTGCTGGGAAGCTTGTATTGTTGCCTGAGAGTTTTAAAGAGTTGCTTGAGATTGGAGCTAACAAATTTGGTATTGTTGTGGCTAAGGTTGTGTGCAAATATGGTGGAGCTGAAATTGATAATATAGATGTTATTAGAGATGGTGATCATCTTGTTTTTGTTGGTGCTGGTGGGGTGTTAGATTCCAATTGTCCAACACCTTCCAATGGTGTCATTCCATAG